From the genome of Candidatus Nitrospira nitrificans:
ACTTCTGCCCTGACGTTGACCCCGGTATTGGAGAAAGCCGGTTTTCAGGTGGTGGAGGGCAATCTACCGGATCTCGCGCTGCATGAACTCGTCCATGATCCGCCCTGCCTCATCCTGGCCGCTGAAGGAACCGGGGGCCATTCAGTGGAAACGCTCACAAGAGACCTCAAGCTCGATGCCTTTCTGGGACGCCTGCCTCTCATGGTCTTCGTACGGGATAGTCGACTCAACGACATTGACTGGGGTTCATTGGGGGTGGACGATTTCATCACCATTCCCTATCGGGCGGAAGACGTCGTGCATCGTATACGCCTCTGCTTGAGCCGGTCGACCCGTTCGCTCGATGCGAATCCTCTCACCCGTCTTCCCGGCAACACCACGATCCTGTTTGAGACTACCTCCAGGATTCACAGCAAGCAGCCCTTCGCGCTCGCCTACGTCGACATCGACAATTTTAAGTCCTTCAACGATCGTTACGGCTATGGACGTGGAGACGAAGTGCTCATCGTGGCCTGCCGCATCCTCACGACGGTGGTGGGAGAACTGGCCGGCCCGGAAGGGTTTGTCGGCCATGTCGGGGGAGACGATTTCGTCTTCATGAGCCGGCCACATGCCATCGACGCGATCTGCCGGACCGTCATCAAACGATTTGATCTTGTGATTCCGGACTTCTACGATCGCGAAGATCGCCTCAAGGGCTACATCGATTCCGTGGATCGCCGAGGCAATAAAGAGCAGTTTCCGATCATGAGTCTTTCGATCGCCGTCGTCACCAATGAGTGGTCTCCTATCGCCCATCCCGGCGATGTCAGCAGGATCGCCTCGGAATTGAAGAAACGAGCCAAGGCCTTGAAAGGCAGCGTCTATATCAAAGATCAGCGAGGCCAGGCCGTCGGTGCATCTTCCGCAATGGCGGATTCCATCGTCCCGCTGCCCACCTCTGATTGAGCCAGGAGCCGGGTGTGTTTATTCCAGAATCTTCTCGGTCGGCCTCGTGCAAGCGGTTGAGGAAGTGGGGCTGGCGTCAGCGACTGTGCTGACTTGCTCCGTGAGGATCGTGCTCGGCGAGCCGTGAGGTGATTGATGCCGGTGCGGAAAAGTAGTACCAGTCTGTTTTGACCTGCTTCGCGCACTTGACTCTGAAAAAAATCGCTTGTTAAAGTCGGTTATGTCGTTGACGCGGTCCCCAGCTTGTTTCTTTCCTTTCCGATAGGCCATCCATGAATAGAGTCATCATCACAGCCGTTTGTTTCTCGCTTGTCGTCCTCTGTGGGGGAATGATCTCTCTCGCGCACGCCGGGAGGACGGGCATTGAACTGTCCGCCCGGTCCGTGACCCCTGGCGCGACATTGGTCCTGAGCGGGAAAGGGTTTGGAGCGTTTAAGTCGACTCAGTTCAACCGAGTCACCGTGAATGGGGTATCGGCGTTGGTCCAGCGATGGGACCCGGGTGTGATCGAGATCAAGGTTCCCTTCAAGGCGACCAGCGGGTTTGTCGAAGTGCTGATCGGAAAGAAGAAATTGCTCGCCGGATTTTTGAACCTTGCGATGCCGTGGATTGAGACCATCACGCCGACGGAAGCGGAACGAGGAACGACGCTTCAGATCACCGGTCATCATTTCGGGCTCTCGGCGGGCGCGCGCGACCCGAACACCATGTTCGGTGTCAATGACGTGCTGGTCGGCGGGGTGCTGGTGCGTCCCACGCGCTGGAAGGACGACAAGATTGAGCTTGAAATTCCGACGAACGCGGTGAGCGGGGATGTCGTGGTTCGACTGGCCTCTTCCGATCCGCTCCCGGACGGATCCTGCTGTGCTCCGGTCGAGTATGTCGTGAGCAATGCCGTTCCGCTGGCGCTGATTCCGTCCATTCGAGTGGATCCGGTCAGTGGACCGGTAGGCACGAAAGTGGTCTTGTTCGGCCAGGGGTTCGGGAATGCCAAAGAGCTGATGGATGATGCGGTTCTCCTCGGGGGACGGCCGGTGACCATCGCGCAATGGAAAGACGATGTCATTGTCTTCCACGTCCCGCTCGGTGCGGAGTCGGGTCCGCTTGTGCTGAAACGTCAAGGACGGGAACGGGTGCTCGCACAGTTTACCGTTCATGTTCCTCGCGTCATTTCCATGAGTCCCGCCAGCGCGCCCATCGGGACGTTGCTGCGCATCAACGGTGAGCACTTTGGGTTTTACTCGGAGAGCGGGTCGACGCCCTACAACTTCATGGATTTCAATGCCGGTGAGAATCGAGTCGAAATCGGCGGGGTGCCGGCGGTGCTCTATCGTTGGAACGACGACCGAATCGATGTCTGGGTGCCGTTCAGCGCGAAAAGCGGCAAGGTGGTGGTGTATCGGAGCGCAAACAGCCCGGATATGAACGGACTCTGTTGCGCCGAACGGGGGACCCTCGCCATCGAGGCCGGGGACTTCACGCTTGTCACGCCGGTCATTGAATCGTATGCGCCCCAGAGCGCTGGGTTGGATGCCACGGTGACGATTAAAGGCCGGGGATTCGGAACGTTTCTCAAGACCGCTGAACATGCCGATTTAGAATTGAATCAGAAAGCCTACAAGCGGCGAACCGATATTGAAATCAACGAACCAGGGGAAAGTCAGAATGTCGTCTCCAACGTGTCGCGGACGGAAGTGTTGTTTAACGGAGCCGCCGCGCTGGTTCAATCGTGGACCGATGAGGAGATCATCGTGAAGGTCCCGCACCGTAACCTCTATGGAATCGGGAAGAAGGGTGAGTTTTTTGACAATCTGGCGACCGGCCCCTTGGTCGTGCGTCGAGGATCATGGGATCTGCTTCTTGATGGCACGTGTTGTTCGCCGAAGAAGTGGGTTACGCTTGAAGCCGGACCGTTCACCATCGAAGCAAAAGGGCTTCCCGATTCAAGCTACTGGGATAACAACAGGCCTGACGCGAGCACCAATCAATAATGCCGGCATGGTTTCCTCTCGGTCGCGCTCATCGTCGGAACAGTGTCGCGCCGCTCGTTCTCCTGCTCGGTATGATGGTTCTGCTTCCTCGATCAGCTGGGAGCGCAGACACCCATAATTTCGCCGCCACCCAGGCGAGTCACACCAAATCAACCTTGATGAGTATTCAGTTTCGTTCACCCCAGAATGGATGGGTGGTAGGAACGGGAGGCACCATCCTGAAAACCACCGATGGCGGGAAGAAATGGAAACGGGTGGTGAGCGGAACGTCTACGTTGTTAACGTCCGTATTTTTTGCCGACTCCTCGAAAGGATGGGTGACGGGGGCCGGGGGATTTCTGAGTCGCACGACAAATGGGGGAGAGTCCTGGCTTCCACAACGTTTGGATACTCAGCAGGCACTGTACGGGGTCTATTTCACGTCTCCGGATGTCGGATGGGTGGTCGGAGGCGCCGGCACGATCCTTCATACCACGAATGGCGGCCAGCATTGGATGGAACAGGCGAGCGGCACGACCGCGACGCTCTATGCGGCGCACTTTCTCGATGACCGGAAGGGTACGATCGTCGGAGCCCTGGGAACCGTCCTTTCGACGGACGATGGAGGCGCCACCTGGACTCTGCAAGAAACGCAGAACGCGGTGACATTGTTCGATGTCTTTTTCACCGATTCCATGACCGGCT
Proteins encoded in this window:
- a CDS encoding GGDEF domain-containing protein, which translates into the protein MNRSTAGRRILLLHNELTSALTLTPVLEKAGFQVVEGNLPDLALHELVHDPPCLILAAEGTGGHSVETLTRDLKLDAFLGRLPLMVFVRDSRLNDIDWGSLGVDDFITIPYRAEDVVHRIRLCLSRSTRSLDANPLTRLPGNTTILFETTSRIHSKQPFALAYVDIDNFKSFNDRYGYGRGDEVLIVACRILTTVVGELAGPEGFVGHVGGDDFVFMSRPHAIDAICRTVIKRFDLVIPDFYDREDRLKGYIDSVDRRGNKEQFPIMSLSIAVVTNEWSPIAHPGDVSRIASELKKRAKALKGSVYIKDQRGQAVGASSAMADSIVPLPTSD
- a CDS encoding IPT/TIG domain-containing protein; the protein is MNRVIITAVCFSLVVLCGGMISLAHAGRTGIELSARSVTPGATLVLSGKGFGAFKSTQFNRVTVNGVSALVQRWDPGVIEIKVPFKATSGFVEVLIGKKKLLAGFLNLAMPWIETITPTEAERGTTLQITGHHFGLSAGARDPNTMFGVNDVLVGGVLVRPTRWKDDKIELEIPTNAVSGDVVVRLASSDPLPDGSCCAPVEYVVSNAVPLALIPSIRVDPVSGPVGTKVVLFGQGFGNAKELMDDAVLLGGRPVTIAQWKDDVIVFHVPLGAESGPLVLKRQGRERVLAQFTVHVPRVISMSPASAPIGTLLRINGEHFGFYSESGSTPYNFMDFNAGENRVEIGGVPAVLYRWNDDRIDVWVPFSAKSGKVVVYRSANSPDMNGLCCAERGTLAIEAGDFTLVTPVIESYAPQSAGLDATVTIKGRGFGTFLKTAEHADLELNQKAYKRRTDIEINEPGESQNVVSNVSRTEVLFNGAAALVQSWTDEEIIVKVPHRNLYGIGKKGEFFDNLATGPLVVRRGSWDLLLDGTCCSPKKWVTLEAGPFTIEAKGLPDSSYWDNNRPDASTNQ
- a CDS encoding WD40/YVTN/BNR-like repeat-containing protein, with amino-acid sequence MVLLPRSAGSADTHNFAATQASHTKSTLMSIQFRSPQNGWVVGTGGTILKTTDGGKKWKRVVSGTSTLLTSVFFADSSKGWVTGAGGFLSRTTNGGESWLPQRLDTQQALYGVYFTSPDVGWVVGGAGTILHTTNGGQHWMEQASGTTATLYAAHFLDDRKGTIVGALGTVLSTDDGGATWTLQETQNAVTLFDVFFTDSMTGWAVGNAGALFQTTDRGAKWVDQTLPCGTTCTRLTDLLKVRFTSPQEGWIVGERGMLYRTTDAGLTWSEGTSIALSSLFGLSFSDAMHGWASGENGTIVHLQQGR